A region of [Bacteroides] pectinophilus DNA encodes the following proteins:
- the raiA gene encoding ribosome-associated translation inhibitor RaiA: MRFVIVGRNIEVTDGLKEAVEEKLGKLDRFFAPDTEVKVTLSVEKERQKIEVTIPVKGSIIRSEQVSNDMYVSIDLVEEVIERQLKKYKNKLIDKQQDAAAFAQEYIDKEYVDDDADVKIIRTKRFDVKPMDPEEACVQMELLGHSFYVFFNSETEQINVVYKRKGNTYGLIEPEY; the protein is encoded by the coding sequence ATGCGATTCGTAATAGTAGGAAGAAATATCGAGGTAACAGATGGACTTAAGGAAGCTGTAGAGGAGAAGCTCGGTAAGTTGGACAGGTTCTTTGCACCTGATACAGAAGTCAAAGTAACATTAAGCGTTGAGAAGGAGAGACAGAAGATAGAGGTAACAATACCTGTTAAGGGAAGCATAATCCGTTCAGAGCAGGTAAGCAACGATATGTATGTATCAATTGACCTCGTAGAAGAGGTAATTGAGAGACAGCTTAAGAAGTATAAGAATAAGCTGATTGACAAGCAGCAGGATGCAGCAGCATTTGCTCAGGAATATATAGATAAGGAATATGTGGATGATGATGCGGATGTTAAGATTATCCGTACCAAGAGATTCGATGTTAAGCCTATGGATCCTGAAGAAGCATGCGTACAGATGGAGCTTCTCGGACACAGCTTCTATGTATTCTTTAATTCAGAGACAGAGCAGATTAATGTCGTCTACAAGAGAAAAGGCAATACATATGGTCTCATTGAGCCGGAGTATTAA
- the fabG gene encoding 3-oxoacyl-ACP reductase FabG encodes MNSNTGSVKEEARERVLVTGAGRGIGRAAALEFAKKGYDVAVNCAHDEEALRSLHAQITELGCRCVMCMGDVGSAEDADRVMSAAQEGLGGIDILVNNAGISYIGLLQDMTPEEWHAVISTNLTAAYNTCRRAIPMMLKSGRGCIINVSSVWGNIGASCEVAYSASKGGLNAFTRALAKELAPSNIRVNAVACGAIDTSMNAFLEADEMQALINEIPAGRLGRPEEAAAMIRLIAQAPEYLTGQIITLDGGWQI; translated from the coding sequence ATGAACAGTAATACCGGAAGCGTGAAGGAAGAAGCACGGGAAAGGGTGCTTGTGACCGGAGCAGGAAGAGGAATAGGACGTGCCGCTGCACTGGAATTTGCAAAAAAAGGATATGATGTTGCAGTCAACTGTGCGCATGACGAAGAGGCACTTAGAAGTCTGCATGCGCAGATAACAGAGCTTGGGTGCAGATGCGTTATGTGCATGGGAGATGTCGGCAGTGCCGAAGACGCCGACAGGGTAATGTCTGCGGCACAGGAAGGACTTGGGGGTATAGACATACTTGTGAACAATGCCGGAATATCGTATATAGGACTGCTTCAGGACATGACACCTGAAGAGTGGCATGCCGTGATATCGACCAATCTTACGGCAGCGTACAATACATGCCGCCGCGCGATACCTATGATGCTTAAGAGCGGCAGAGGATGTATTATAAATGTTTCCTCAGTGTGGGGCAATATCGGAGCATCATGTGAGGTAGCATACTCCGCATCCAAGGGAGGGCTGAATGCATTCACAAGGGCACTTGCAAAAGAGCTTGCTCCGAGTAATATCCGGGTAAATGCAGTGGCATGCGGAGCGATTGACACATCAATGAATGCATTCCTTGAAGCTGATGAAATGCAGGCGCTTATCAATGAGATTCCGGCTGGAAGACTTGGAAGACCTGAAGAAGCGGCGGCAATGATAAGGCTTATAGCGCAGGCTCCGGAATATCTGACAGGCCAGATAATAACACTCGATGGTGGGTGGCAGATATAA
- a CDS encoding DUF3880 domain-containing protein: MKVLIYKWKVYNYPAITAAFESMGHRTKTIEYDTDSGESRQAVVEGFADEINDFTPDIVFTVNYFGELSDACQTCGIPYISWTCDSPLIAMYHESVFNDVNFIFIFDKVQYYYFKNAGVRHVYYLPLAADELMAARAENIDTTGFESEISFVGSLYEKNSYDRIEDRLTPYLKGYFDAAMNAQADIFGDNIFDRLLTPDILAQLSQLIDFKNSERSLSDMGLVFNTTFLGFKMAQRERIGCLSLLGMNHEVKLYTDSHLPIEGVHNMGSVEYHNDMPRVFCGSDINMNFTIRNIRSGIPLRVWDIMACGGFVLTNFQAELPAYFEDGVHMAWFGSIDDMRRKADYYLAHDDERRQIAEQGRRFVMQNHTYRNRIEVIFNILEKEGAIYEQ, encoded by the coding sequence ATGAAGGTTCTCATATACAAATGGAAAGTATACAATTATCCCGCGATAACCGCTGCGTTCGAGAGCATGGGGCACCGGACAAAGACTATTGAATATGATACTGACTCAGGTGAGTCAAGGCAGGCGGTTGTGGAAGGATTTGCAGATGAGATAAATGACTTTACACCGGATATTGTATTCACGGTGAATTATTTTGGCGAGCTGTCGGACGCATGCCAGACGTGCGGTATCCCATATATATCATGGACATGTGACAGCCCTCTTATAGCAATGTATCATGAGTCGGTATTTAATGATGTGAATTTTATATTTATATTTGATAAGGTTCAGTATTATTATTTTAAAAATGCAGGTGTCAGGCATGTGTATTACCTTCCTCTCGCAGCGGATGAGCTTATGGCGGCAAGGGCAGAAAATATAGATACAACGGGATTTGAGTCGGAGATATCGTTTGTGGGAAGCCTCTATGAGAAGAATTCCTATGACAGAATTGAAGACAGGCTTACACCTTACCTTAAAGGGTATTTTGACGCTGCAATGAATGCGCAGGCTGATATATTCGGAGATAATATATTCGACAGGCTGCTGACGCCGGATATACTTGCACAGCTTTCGCAGCTTATAGATTTTAAGAATTCGGAACGGTCGCTGTCGGATATGGGACTTGTTTTTAATACAACCTTTCTCGGCTTTAAGATGGCACAGCGTGAGAGAATCGGCTGCCTTTCACTGCTTGGGATGAATCATGAGGTGAAGCTGTATACAGACAGCCATCTTCCTATTGAAGGTGTGCATAATATGGGAAGTGTAGAATACCATAACGATATGCCGCGTGTATTCTGCGGTTCTGATATCAACATGAACTTCACAATACGCAATATAAGGAGCGGAATTCCATTGAGAGTCTGGGATATAATGGCATGCGGAGGATTTGTGCTGACTAACTTTCAGGCGGAGCTTCCGGCGTATTTTGAGGATGGTGTGCATATGGCGTGGTTTGGAAGCATAGATGACATGCGCCGTAAGGCGGATTATTATCTGGCACATGATGATGAGCGCCGGCAGATTGCAGAGCAGGGGCGCAGGTTTGTCATGCAGAATCACACATACAGGAATAGAATAGAAGTTATCTTTAATATATTGGAAAAGGAAGGAGCAATTTATGAACAGTAA
- a CDS encoding PAS domain-containing protein codes for MDQTKVHKLECSQCLMELRSGRIITADEGFMKMFGYTREDIAEGVTYKDLVPCLDIKQIVGKLREEFVFSSNICYEHTVMCKNGEVKAVCSMLEIQNTLIKGHRMIRVSSTELASIIELDTEAKFK; via the coding sequence ATGGATCAGACAAAGGTACACAAGTTAGAGTGTTCACAGTGCTTAATGGAGCTCCGTTCAGGAAGAATTATTACGGCAGATGAGGGCTTCATGAAGATGTTCGGATATACAAGAGAAGATATAGCGGAGGGGGTTACATATAAGGACCTTGTTCCATGTCTTGATATTAAGCAGATAGTTGGCAAGCTTAGAGAAGAGTTTGTATTCTCAAGCAACATCTGTTATGAGCACACAGTGATGTGCAAGAACGGAGAAGTCAAAGCAGTATGTTCAATGCTTGAGATTCAGAACACACTGATTAAGGGACACAGAATGATAAGAGTATCATCTACAGAACTTGCAAGCATTATAGAGCTTGATACAGAAGCAAAGTTCAAATAA
- a CDS encoding M18 family aminopeptidase produces the protein MIDFLTNALSVYHASDYIIKKLNETGGFTELKTDEAWKLEPGHGYYVCPFGTTVIAFRTGSAVASVGMPDKQDKLRIIASHTDHPGFRVKENPEVKQGSYVKLNVESYGGAILNTWLDRPLGAAGCAWVRGKDGRAAKFLVDFDGPAFVIPNVAIHMNRKINEGIELNKQIDMLPLAYAQEVHAQNDSNEKGYSFREELAYHIHRIHNVSAKPEDILSYDISIYNAEKPVYVGRDRELLMAGGIDNVSSEKACLDAITGIEDNQGIVISAFFDHEEVGSRSKNGADSTILANIIERICISLGYDRNEYLAMVMNGEFLSLDVAHANNPNHPEKYDPTSGVSLGSGVTIKCSSRQNYCTDADMTAQLLELAGNNRVKCSVNYLRSDIPGGSTIGSILSSQLPMRSADIGIPILAMHSAMETMSVSDQRNLDRLAAAFLAQH, from the coding sequence ATGATTGATTTCCTTACCAATGCATTGTCAGTATACCATGCCTCGGATTACATAATAAAAAAGCTTAATGAGACCGGTGGATTTACTGAGCTTAAGACAGATGAAGCGTGGAAGCTCGAACCGGGACACGGATACTATGTGTGTCCGTTTGGTACAACAGTTATTGCTTTCAGAACCGGAAGTGCTGTAGCTTCTGTGGGCATGCCGGATAAACAGGATAAGCTCAGGATAATTGCATCACATACAGACCATCCGGGATTCAGGGTAAAGGAGAATCCGGAAGTTAAGCAGGGAAGCTATGTAAAGCTTAATGTAGAGAGCTACGGCGGCGCGATTCTTAATACGTGGCTTGACAGACCGCTTGGTGCGGCAGGCTGCGCATGGGTAAGAGGTAAGGATGGCAGGGCAGCAAAGTTCCTTGTTGACTTTGATGGACCTGCATTTGTCATTCCCAATGTTGCAATACACATGAACCGCAAGATTAATGAAGGGATAGAGCTTAATAAGCAGATTGACATGCTGCCTCTTGCATATGCACAGGAAGTACATGCGCAGAATGACAGCAATGAGAAGGGTTACAGCTTCAGGGAGGAGCTTGCTTATCATATACACCGCATACACAATGTGAGTGCTAAGCCTGAAGATATATTAAGCTATGATATAAGCATTTACAATGCTGAGAAGCCCGTGTATGTCGGAAGAGACAGAGAACTTCTTATGGCTGGCGGAATTGATAATGTAAGCTCTGAAAAGGCATGTCTTGATGCAATAACAGGAATAGAGGACAATCAGGGAATAGTCATCAGTGCATTCTTTGACCATGAGGAGGTCGGAAGCAGGAGTAAGAATGGTGCAGACAGCACCATTCTTGCCAATATAATAGAGAGAATATGCATATCGCTTGGGTATGACAGGAATGAATATCTGGCGATGGTTATGAATGGAGAATTCCTTTCACTTGATGTTGCACATGCCAATAATCCTAATCATCCCGAAAAATACGACCCGACATCCGGAGTAAGCCTGGGAAGCGGTGTTACCATTAAGTGCAGCAGCAGACAGAATTACTGCACTGATGCCGATATGACGGCACAGCTCCTTGAACTTGCCGGTAATAACAGGGTGAAGTGCAGTGTCAATTACTTGAGGTCGGATATTCCGGGCGGCAGTACGATTGGTTCAATACTCTCATCACAGCTTCCGATGAGAAGTGCAGATATAGGAATACCTATTCTTGCAATGCATTCTGCGATGGAGACAATGTCAGTATCTGACCAGAGGAACCTTGACAGGCTTGCTGCCGCATTCCTTGCACAACATTAG
- a CDS encoding DUF4317 domain-containing protein — protein MNKKEISEIKKLFANENSVISTICGCYVDGDKNKKSMMREAFLSLPQDEMHKYMAIFRKCMTGTLGRNILNMEFADAATEVTVSQQKLMDLRDSELKDDAVLETFYDEIIANYNTADNYLILLVYGVYDVPGRTSDGIEMEDASDEIYRHILCCICPVKLSKPGLSYNSEQNGFHERIRDWVVDMPAMGFLYPAFNERSADVNSILYYSSKAEELKFDFVETVLGCTLPMTAGGQKETFQAIIQDTLGDECEFEVVKEIHEQLTELIEEKKDDETPLELGRKEVVNLLAASGVDNRKIEELENNFEEAAGGSMTQPLLASNVASTRKFEIKTPDVVVQVKPDRTDLVETRMIDNVPYLLITLSDSVQVNGIDVRMPGSKEQEEE, from the coding sequence ATGAACAAAAAAGAGATTTCAGAGATTAAGAAGCTTTTTGCCAACGAGAACAGTGTCATATCAACAATCTGCGGATGCTATGTTGATGGTGACAAGAATAAAAAGTCCATGATGCGCGAGGCATTTTTATCGCTTCCACAGGATGAGATGCACAAGTATATGGCTATATTCAGAAAATGCATGACGGGAACACTCGGCAGGAATATCCTCAACATGGAATTTGCCGATGCAGCAACCGAAGTTACGGTATCACAACAGAAGCTTATGGATCTGCGTGACAGTGAGCTTAAGGATGATGCGGTGCTGGAGACATTTTATGATGAGATTATAGCTAATTACAACACGGCTGATAACTATCTTATACTTCTGGTGTACGGAGTGTATGACGTTCCGGGCAGAACCTCTGACGGAATTGAGATGGAGGATGCATCGGACGAGATATACAGACATATACTCTGCTGCATATGTCCTGTTAAGCTGTCCAAGCCGGGACTTTCATATAACAGTGAGCAGAATGGGTTTCATGAGAGAATACGTGACTGGGTAGTGGATATGCCGGCAATGGGCTTCCTTTATCCTGCATTTAACGAGAGAAGCGCAGATGTGAACAGCATTTTGTATTATTCCTCCAAGGCAGAGGAGCTCAAGTTCGACTTCGTTGAGACAGTGCTTGGCTGTACACTTCCGATGACAGCAGGCGGACAGAAGGAGACCTTCCAGGCGATAATTCAGGATACGCTTGGTGATGAGTGTGAATTTGAAGTTGTTAAGGAGATTCACGAGCAGCTTACAGAGCTTATTGAGGAAAAGAAGGATGATGAGACACCGCTTGAACTTGGCAGAAAGGAGGTTGTTAATCTGCTCGCAGCAAGCGGCGTTGACAACCGGAAGATAGAAGAGCTCGAGAATAATTTTGAAGAAGCAGCGGGCGGTTCAATGACACAGCCTCTGCTTGCATCCAATGTGGCAAGTACACGTAAGTTTGAGATTAAGACACCGGATGTTGTTGTTCAGGTAAAGCCTGACAGAACCGACCTTGTGGAGACAAGGATGATAGACAACGTTCCGTATCTTCTTATTACATTAAGCGACAGTGTACAGGTCAACGGCATTGATGTAAGAATGCCGGGAAGCAAAGAGCAGGAGGAAGAGTGA
- a CDS encoding MATE family efflux transporter — protein MVRDMTKGSPMKLILGFSIPLLFGMLFQQFYNLVDTMIVGKTLGVEALAGVGATGSINFMIIGFCMGVCGGFAIPIAQQFGAGRYSELRKYVYNSYILSIVFSIVLTILSVVFTQSILRLMKTPDNIFWHSYNYIVIIFAGIPTVFLYNIVSSIIRALGDSKTPVIFLVLSAVMNIFLDIWFITGLKMGVAGAAWATDISQFVSGLLCLIYMNKKYDVLKFQKGEKQIHRQHAINLIVNGVPMGLQYSITAIGSVILQTSVNTLGSVSVAAMTAGSKLQMFFACPFDALGSTMATYGGQNAGAKEVDRIGAGIRAAVIVGSVYSIAALVVQYLFGSYIALLFVDASETQVIAMTHTFLIVNALFFIPLALVNIIRFCIQGMGFAGFAVLAGVFEMVARTVVAFTLVPVFRFNGACMANPCAWVAADIFLIPAFIYCSRRLKKRFGIG, from the coding sequence ATGGTCAGGGATATGACAAAAGGCTCGCCGATGAAGCTTATTCTCGGTTTTTCCATTCCGCTTTTGTTCGGAATGCTTTTTCAGCAGTTCTACAATCTTGTAGATACAATGATAGTAGGTAAGACGCTTGGCGTAGAGGCACTTGCCGGTGTAGGAGCCACAGGCTCAATTAACTTTATGATAATCGGCTTCTGCATGGGCGTATGCGGTGGATTTGCAATACCTATAGCCCAGCAGTTCGGAGCGGGCAGGTATTCGGAACTTAGAAAATATGTCTATAACAGCTATATTCTGAGCATTGTATTTTCGATAGTACTTACTATACTTTCGGTTGTGTTCACACAGTCAATTCTCAGACTTATGAAGACTCCGGACAATATTTTCTGGCATTCATATAATTACATAGTAATAATATTTGCCGGAATACCTACAGTATTTTTGTATAATATCGTATCAAGTATAATAAGAGCGCTCGGAGACAGTAAGACTCCCGTAATATTCCTGGTGCTTTCGGCGGTTATGAATATATTCCTTGATATATGGTTCATAACAGGCCTTAAGATGGGAGTTGCAGGAGCTGCGTGGGCGACAGATATATCACAGTTTGTGTCAGGTCTTCTGTGTCTCATTTACATGAATAAGAAGTATGACGTGCTTAAGTTCCAAAAGGGTGAGAAACAGATTCACAGACAGCATGCGATTAACCTCATTGTAAATGGTGTCCCGATGGGGCTTCAGTATTCGATAACAGCGATAGGAAGCGTAATCTTACAGACATCGGTTAATACACTCGGTTCTGTAAGTGTTGCTGCGATGACGGCAGGAAGTAAGCTTCAGATGTTCTTCGCGTGCCCGTTCGATGCACTTGGTTCAACAATGGCAACATACGGCGGCCAGAATGCAGGAGCCAAGGAGGTCGACAGAATAGGTGCAGGAATACGTGCAGCCGTGATAGTGGGTTCAGTATACAGTATTGCGGCACTTGTGGTACAGTATCTGTTCGGAAGCTACATAGCACTGCTGTTTGTTGATGCATCGGAGACGCAGGTAATAGCGATGACACATACATTTCTTATCGTCAATGCGCTGTTCTTCATACCGCTTGCACTCGTTAATATCATACGTTTCTGTATACAGGGAATGGGCTTTGCGGGCTTTGCTGTTCTTGCCGGTGTGTTTGAGATGGTTGCAAGAACTGTCGTTGCATTCACGCTTGTTCCGGTATTCCGGTTCAACGGAGCATGCATGGCTAATCCGTGTGCGTGGGTGGCAGCAGATATATTCCTGATTCCTGCATTTATATATTGCAGCAGAAGGCTTAAGAAGAGATTCGGGATTGGTTGA
- a CDS encoding cytidylate kinase-like family protein, protein MEHEDRQVIIAVGREYGSGGHEIAKMIAERMNLPFYDRNLLSEVAREKGIDVSAIEKYDESPRRAFVSQTVRGYSNAPEDGLANMEFDYIRAMASRGDSFVIVGRCADAILAGNKGLITIFVTADDDRKIERISRIVNVSEAEAARMIRAKNKKRKSYHNYYSDGKWGDSRYYDLLINSSRLGLEKTADVIEAYIKARTGQS, encoded by the coding sequence ATGGAACATGAAGACAGACAGGTGATTATAGCAGTAGGACGCGAATACGGAAGCGGCGGACATGAGATTGCAAAGATGATTGCTGAGAGAATGAATCTTCCATTTTATGACAGGAATCTTCTTAGTGAAGTTGCCCGTGAAAAAGGTATTGACGTTTCGGCAATTGAGAAGTATGATGAATCTCCGAGACGTGCATTTGTATCGCAGACAGTTCGCGGTTACAGCAATGCTCCCGAAGACGGTCTTGCCAATATGGAGTTTGACTACATACGTGCAATGGCATCAAGAGGAGATTCGTTTGTAATAGTAGGGCGCTGTGCAGATGCTATACTCGCGGGGAATAAGGGACTTATAACTATATTTGTGACGGCGGATGATGACAGGAAGATTGAGCGGATCAGCAGAATTGTGAATGTATCGGAGGCTGAAGCTGCAAGAATGATAAGGGCTAAGAACAAAAAGCGCAAGTCATATCATAATTATTACAGTGATGGCAAGTGGGGCGATTCGAGATATTACGATCTGCTCATCAACAGCAGCAGACTTGGGCTTGAGAAGACTGCGGATGTCATAGAGGCTTACATAAAGGCAAGAACAGGGCAGTCTTAA
- the nrdD gene encoding anaerobic ribonucleoside-triphosphate reductase — protein MKIIKRNGSEEEFDIDKIIMAIRKANDAGIRKELTEEQIDDIADYIEYKCEKMNRTLSVEEIQDLVENQIMAKGAFEIAKGYVRYRYTRSLVRKSNTTDDRILSLIECNNEEVLQENSNKDPVVNSVQRDYMAGEVSKDLSRRILLPPDIVEADRQGIIHFHDSDYFAQHMHNCDLVNLEDMLENGTIISGTYIEKPHSFSTACNIATQIIAQVASNQYGGQSISLAHLAPFVQVSRDKIKKEVLDEVKMLGSNAGEEVLNEIVEKRLRKEVEKGIQTIQYQVITLMTTNGQAPFLTIFMYLNEAKNESEKKDLALITEEMLRQRIKGVKNEKGVWITPAFPKLIYVLEEDNIREGEPYYYLTELAARCTAKRMVPDYISEKKMKELKEGNCFPVMGCRSALAPWKDENGNYKFYGRFNQGVVTINLVDVALSSGRNYDRFWEIFDERLQLCYRALMCRHERLKGTLSDAAPILWQHGALARLKKGEKIDRLLYGGYSSISLGYAGLCECVRYMTGKSHTDPEATPFALEVMKHMNEACDRWTKETDIAFSIYGSPIESTTYKFAKCLQKRFGIIEGVTDKGYITNSYHVNVTEKIDAFAKLKFESQFQALSTGGAVSYVEVPNLQNNINAVITVLQFIYDNIMYAELNTKSDYCQKCGFDGEIQIVEDGGKLVWECPNCHNRDQNTLNVARRTCGYIGTQFWNQGRTQEIRERVLHL, from the coding sequence ATGAAGATAATAAAGCGCAACGGCTCGGAAGAAGAATTTGATATTGATAAGATTATAATGGCAATCAGGAAAGCCAATGATGCAGGAATAAGAAAAGAGCTGACGGAAGAGCAGATTGATGATATTGCGGACTATATAGAGTACAAGTGCGAGAAGATGAACAGGACATTATCTGTGGAGGAGATTCAGGATCTTGTAGAAAACCAGATAATGGCCAAGGGCGCATTTGAGATTGCCAAGGGATATGTAAGATACCGTTATACGCGTTCGCTTGTGCGTAAGTCCAACACGACAGATGACAGAATTCTTTCACTTATAGAATGTAATAATGAGGAAGTCCTTCAGGAGAATTCCAATAAGGATCCTGTTGTAAACAGTGTACAGCGTGACTATATGGCAGGAGAGGTAAGCAAGGATCTTTCAAGGCGAATACTGCTGCCGCCGGATATCGTTGAAGCAGACAGGCAGGGCATAATACATTTCCATGATTCGGATTATTTTGCACAGCATATGCATAACTGTGACCTCGTTAATCTTGAAGATATGCTTGAGAACGGAACTATCATAAGCGGAACATATATCGAAAAGCCGCACAGCTTCTCAACAGCATGCAATATTGCCACGCAGATAATAGCACAGGTTGCAAGCAACCAGTACGGCGGACAGAGTATAAGCCTTGCACATCTTGCGCCGTTTGTACAGGTGTCGAGAGATAAGATTAAGAAGGAGGTGCTTGACGAAGTTAAGATGCTTGGAAGCAATGCGGGAGAGGAAGTGCTTAACGAGATAGTTGAGAAGAGACTCCGCAAGGAAGTAGAGAAGGGCATCCAGACAATACAGTATCAGGTAATCACCCTTATGACAACTAACGGACAGGCACCTTTCCTGACTATATTTATGTATCTTAATGAAGCAAAGAATGAGAGCGAGAAGAAGGACCTTGCACTCATAACTGAGGAGATGCTAAGACAGAGAATAAAGGGTGTCAAGAACGAAAAGGGTGTATGGATAACACCGGCATTTCCTAAGCTTATATATGTTCTTGAAGAGGACAACATCCGTGAAGGAGAGCCATACTATTATCTTACGGAGCTTGCTGCGAGATGCACGGCTAAGAGAATGGTACCTGACTATATATCTGAAAAGAAGATGAAAGAACTTAAGGAAGGCAACTGCTTCCCTGTTATGGGCTGCCGCAGTGCGCTCGCACCTTGGAAGGATGAGAATGGCAATTACAAGTTCTACGGAAGATTCAATCAGGGTGTTGTTACAATTAATCTTGTAGATGTGGCACTTTCATCAGGCAGGAACTATGACAGATTCTGGGAGATATTTGACGAGAGGCTTCAGCTCTGCTACAGGGCACTCATGTGCAGACATGAGAGACTTAAGGGAACACTGTCGGATGCAGCACCTATCCTCTGGCAGCACGGAGCACTTGCAAGACTTAAGAAGGGTGAGAAGATAGACAGGCTCCTGTATGGCGGATATTCTTCAATATCACTCGGTTATGCGGGACTGTGCGAATGTGTTCGCTATATGACCGGCAAGTCACATACTGACCCGGAGGCAACACCGTTTGCACTTGAAGTCATGAAGCACATGAATGAAGCGTGTGACAGATGGACCAAGGAGACCGACATCGCATTCAGCATCTACGGTTCTCCGATTGAGAGCACTACATATAAGTTTGCAAAGTGCCTTCAGAAGAGATTTGGCATTATTGAGGGCGTTACCGATAAGGGATATATAACTAACAGCTACCATGTTAATGTTACAGAGAAGATAGATGCATTTGCAAAGCTTAAGTTTGAATCACAGTTCCAGGCACTGTCAACCGGCGGCGCTGTAAGCTATGTGGAAGTTCCTAATCTTCAGAACAATATAAATGCAGTCATAACGGTTCTTCAGTTCATATATGACAACATCATGTATGCCGAGCTTAACACCAAGAGCGATTACTGCCAGAAGTGCGGTTTTGACGGAGAGATACAGATAGTTGAGGATGGCGGAAAGCTTGTATGGGAATGCCCTAACTGCCATAACAGGGACCAGAATACGCTTAATGTCGCAAGAAGAACCTGCGGCTATATCGGCACGCAGTTCTGGAATCAGGGAAGAACACAGGAGATAAGAGAGCGTGTTCTGCATTTGTAA